The following coding sequences are from one Oncorhynchus kisutch isolate 150728-3 linkage group LG23, Okis_V2, whole genome shotgun sequence window:
- the glipr2 gene encoding GLI pathogenesis-related 2 isoform X3: MTDCGFERQFVDAHNDYRSKHGAPPLALSRDLCNSAQKWADHLLSIKSLKHSSTNHGENLYYAYSSTPKKPVGKDAVDSWYSEIKDYHFNKPGFSSGTGHFTQVVWKDCSEVGVGLATDGQTIFVVGQYHPAGNMCNAGYFEKNVLPLGSSTSRAPKCFPTAGERGGLSVPQSKIARSSSPAYKATPQANGTDLGQFHRDFLRACNNQRMAHGAPALTLDPALSQGAQAWAETLLGERVLKNSSSPHGENIWAKTGSAGITATGQEVVDAWYKQEENYDFSKTGHQDKTGQFTQLVWRSSKEVGIGMANGGTGMLVVVAHFKPAGNISNPGYHAQNVMPKGSKITDKPVEVVTLRMQALAVNSLSANELGQFGRALLKSLNQYRSQHGALPLVLSPALTREAQDWAAHLVSINTLMNSGKGHGENIFYCSGSSTATPTGSDVAESWYKEIEKYNFSSPGFQSGAGNFTQMVWKSSKQVGVGLATSGRGTFIAVAFYDPAGNITNPGYFHDNVKTKGSIL; encoded by the exons ATGACAG acTGTGGTTTTGAGAGGCAGTTTGTGGATGCTCATAATGACTATCGCAGCAAGCATGGTGCCCCGCCCCTAGCTCTGAGCAGAGACCTGTGTAACTCCGCCCAGAAATGGGCAGACCATCTTCTGTCAATCAAAAGCCTGAAGCACAGCTCCACCAATCACGGAGAAAACCTTTACTACGCATACAGCTCAACCCCCAAAAAACCTGTTG GGAAGGATGCAGTGGACAGTTGGTACAGTGAAATCAAAGATTACCACTTCAATAAGCCTGGCTTCAGCTCCGGTACAG GTCACTTCACCCAGGTGGTTTGGAAGGACTGCAGCGAGGTAGGTGTGGGCCTGGCCACAGATGGGCAAACGATCTTTGTAGTGGGCCAGTACCACCCAGCTGGCAACATGTGCAACGCGGGCTACTTTGAGAAGAATGTCCTACCACTGGGTAGCTCCACCTCTAGAGCCCCCAAATGTTTCCCCACAG CCGGAGAAAGAGGGGGCCTGAGTGTACCCCAGTCTAAAATTGCCAGATCCTCTTCACCTGCATATAAGGCTACTCCTCAGGCGAACGGCACTG ACCTGGGCCAGTTCCACAGAGACTTCCTACGGGCGTGTAACAACCAGCGGATGGCACACGGAGCCCCAGCCCTCACACTGGACCCAGCCCTGAGTCAGGGGGCGCAGGCATGGGCAGAAACTCTACTGGGAGAGCGGGTGCTGAAGAACTCATCCTCCCCCCATGGTGAAAATATCTGGGCCAAGACGGGGTCAGCGGGCATCACTGCTACGG GTCAAGAGGTGGTGGACGCCTGGTACAAACAAGAGGAGAACTATGACTTCTCCAAAACAGGACATCAGGACAAAACAG GGCAGTTCACACAACTGGTGTGGCGTAGCTCCAAGGAGGTGGGCATCGGCATGGCAAACGGTGGCACGGGGATGCTCGTCGTGGTGGCACACTTTAAACCGGCTGGCAACATCAGCAACCCCGGTTACCACGCTCAAAATGTGATGCCAAAAGGGTCGAAAATTACCGATAAGCCAGTGGAGGTCGTCACTCTGAGAATGCAGGCGTTGGCCGTGAACTCACTGTCAG CCAATGAGCTTGGCCAGTTCGGCCGGGCTCTTCTGAAGTCTCTCAACCAATACCGGAGCCAGCACGGGGCATTACCTCTGGTGCTAAGCCCTGCCCTCACTAGGGAGGCCCAGGATTGGGCGGCTCACCTGGTGAGCATCAACACACTGATGAATAGCGGCAAAGGCCACGGGGAGAACATATTCTACTGCTCTGGCTCCAGCACAGCGACCCCTACTG GATCAGATGTGGCCGAGTCTTGGTACAAGGAGATTGAGAAGTATAACTTCTCATCCCCTGGTTTTCAGAGTGGAGCAG GTAATTTCACTCAAATGGTCTGGAAGTCCTCAAAGCAAGTAGGCGTGGGTTTGGCGACCAGTGGGAGGGGCACGTTTATCGCCGTGGCGTTCTACGATCCAGCGGGCAACATCACCAACCCAGGCTATTTCCATGACAACGTGAAAACCAAAGGAAGCATACTTTAG
- the zgc:55461 gene encoding tubulin beta-4B chain — MREIVHLQAGQCGNQIGAKFWEVISDEHGIDPTGTYHGDSDLQLERINVYYNEATGGKYVPRAVLVDLEPGTMDSVRSGPFGQIFRPDNFVFGQSGAGNNWAKGHYTEGAELVDSVLDVVRKEAESCDCLQGFQLTHSLGGGTGSGMGTLLISKIREEYPDRIMNTFSVVPSPKVSDTVVEPYNATLSVHQLVENTDETYCIDNEALYDICFRTLKLTTPTYGDLNHLVSATMSGVTTCLRFPGQLNADLRKLAVNMVPFPRLHFFMPGFAPLTSRGSQQYRALTVPELTQQMFDAKNMMAACDPRHGRYLTVAAVFRGRMSMKEVDEQMLNVQNKNSSYFVEWIPNNVKTAVCDIPPRGLKMAATFIGNSTAIQELFKRISEQFTAMFRRKAFLHWYTGEGMDEMEFTEAESNMNDLVSEYQQYQDATAEEEGEFEEEGEEELA, encoded by the exons ATGAGGGAAATTGTGCATTTGCAGGCTGGTCAGTGCGGTAACCAAATTGGAGCAAAG TTCTGGGAAGTGATTAGTGACGAACATGGCATCGACCCCACTGGCACATATCATGGGGACAGTGACCTTCAGCTGGAGAGAATTAATGTGTATTACAATGAAGCCACGG GAGGCAAGTATGTCCCCCGTGCGGTGTTAGTGGACTTGGAGCCTGGTACAATGGACTCTGTGAGGTCGGGTCCCTTTGGACAGATCTTCCGACCAGACAACTTCGTCTTCG GCCAAAGTGGCGCTGGAAACAACTGGGCCAAGGGCCACTACACAGAGGGAGCAGAGCTGGTGGACTCTGTTTTGGATGTGGTGAGGAAAGAGGCAGAGAGCTGTGACTGTCTACAGGGTTTCCAGCTCACCCACTCCCTGGGTGGGGGCACAGGCTCGGGCATGGGCACCCTGCTCATCAGCAAAATCCGCGAGGAGTACCCCGATCGTATTATGAACACGTTCAGTGTAGTGCCCTCGCCCAAAgtatcagacactgtggtggagCCCTACAATGCCACCCTGTCAGTCCACCAGCTAGTAGAGAACACCGACGAGACCTACTGTATTGACAACGAGGCTCTGTATGACATCTGCTTCCGTACCCTTAAACTTACCACGCCCACCTATGGCGACCTCAACCACCTGGTGTCAGCCACCATGAGCGGGGTCACCACTTGCTTGCGCTTCCCTGGCCAGCTCAACGCTGACCTCCGTAAACTGGCTGTCAACATGGTGCCCTTCCCCCGTCTCCACTTCTTCATGCCGGGCTTCGCCCCCCTGACCAGCAGGGGGAGCCAGCAGTACAGGGCCCTCACTGTGCCCGAGCTCACCCAGCAGATGTTCGATGCCAAGAACATGATGGCAGCTTGCGACCCACGTCACGGCCGTTACCTCACCGTAGCTGCAGTGTTCAGGGGCCGCATGTCCATGAAGGAGGTGGATGAGCAGATGCTGAACGTCCAGAACAAGAACAGCAGCTACTTTGTCGAATGGATCCCCAACAACGTCAAGACCGCTGTCTGCGACATTCCTCCCCGCGGCCTCAAGATGGCCGCCACCTTCATCGGCAACAGCACGGCCATCCAGGAGCTGTTTAAGCGCATCTCCGAGCAGTTCACCGCCATGTTCCGTCGTAAGGCCTTTCTCCATTGGTACACCGGGGAGGGTATGGACGAGATGGAGTTCACTGAGGCTGAGAGCAACATGAATGACCTGGTGTCTGAGTACCAGCAGTACCAGGACGCCACCgctgaggaggagggagagtttgaggaggaaggagaggaggagctggcgTAA
- the glipr2 gene encoding GLI pathogenesis-related 2 isoform X2, with protein sequence MALRFAVQRKNKTMTDCGFERQFVDAHNDYRSKHGAPPLALSRDLCNSAQKWADHLLSIKSLKHSSTNHGENLYYAYSSTPKKPVGKDAVDSWYSEIKDYHFNKPGFSSGTGHFTQVVWKDCSEVGVGLATDGQTIFVVGQYHPAGNMCNAGYFEKNVLPLGSSTSRAPKCFPTAGERGGLSVPQSKIARSSSPAYKATPQANGTDLGQFHRDFLRACNNQRMAHGAPALTLDPALSQGAQAWAETLLGERVLKNSSSPHGENIWAKTGSAGITATGQEVVDAWYKQEENYDFSKTGHQDKTGQFTQLVWRSSKEVGIGMANGGTGMLVVVAHFKPAGNISNPGYHAQNVMPKGSKITDKPVEVVTLRMQALAVNSLSANELGQFGRALLKSLNQYRSQHGALPLVLSPALTREAQDWAAHLVSINTLMNSGKGHGENIFYCSGSSTATPTGSDVAESWYKEIEKYNFSSPGFQSGAGNFTQMVWKSSKQVGVGLATSGRGTFIAVAFYDPAGNITNPGYFHDNVKTKGSIL encoded by the exons TTCAGCGGAAGAACAAAACAATGACAG acTGTGGTTTTGAGAGGCAGTTTGTGGATGCTCATAATGACTATCGCAGCAAGCATGGTGCCCCGCCCCTAGCTCTGAGCAGAGACCTGTGTAACTCCGCCCAGAAATGGGCAGACCATCTTCTGTCAATCAAAAGCCTGAAGCACAGCTCCACCAATCACGGAGAAAACCTTTACTACGCATACAGCTCAACCCCCAAAAAACCTGTTG GGAAGGATGCAGTGGACAGTTGGTACAGTGAAATCAAAGATTACCACTTCAATAAGCCTGGCTTCAGCTCCGGTACAG GTCACTTCACCCAGGTGGTTTGGAAGGACTGCAGCGAGGTAGGTGTGGGCCTGGCCACAGATGGGCAAACGATCTTTGTAGTGGGCCAGTACCACCCAGCTGGCAACATGTGCAACGCGGGCTACTTTGAGAAGAATGTCCTACCACTGGGTAGCTCCACCTCTAGAGCCCCCAAATGTTTCCCCACAG CCGGAGAAAGAGGGGGCCTGAGTGTACCCCAGTCTAAAATTGCCAGATCCTCTTCACCTGCATATAAGGCTACTCCTCAGGCGAACGGCACTG ACCTGGGCCAGTTCCACAGAGACTTCCTACGGGCGTGTAACAACCAGCGGATGGCACACGGAGCCCCAGCCCTCACACTGGACCCAGCCCTGAGTCAGGGGGCGCAGGCATGGGCAGAAACTCTACTGGGAGAGCGGGTGCTGAAGAACTCATCCTCCCCCCATGGTGAAAATATCTGGGCCAAGACGGGGTCAGCGGGCATCACTGCTACGG GTCAAGAGGTGGTGGACGCCTGGTACAAACAAGAGGAGAACTATGACTTCTCCAAAACAGGACATCAGGACAAAACAG GGCAGTTCACACAACTGGTGTGGCGTAGCTCCAAGGAGGTGGGCATCGGCATGGCAAACGGTGGCACGGGGATGCTCGTCGTGGTGGCACACTTTAAACCGGCTGGCAACATCAGCAACCCCGGTTACCACGCTCAAAATGTGATGCCAAAAGGGTCGAAAATTACCGATAAGCCAGTGGAGGTCGTCACTCTGAGAATGCAGGCGTTGGCCGTGAACTCACTGTCAG CCAATGAGCTTGGCCAGTTCGGCCGGGCTCTTCTGAAGTCTCTCAACCAATACCGGAGCCAGCACGGGGCATTACCTCTGGTGCTAAGCCCTGCCCTCACTAGGGAGGCCCAGGATTGGGCGGCTCACCTGGTGAGCATCAACACACTGATGAATAGCGGCAAAGGCCACGGGGAGAACATATTCTACTGCTCTGGCTCCAGCACAGCGACCCCTACTG GATCAGATGTGGCCGAGTCTTGGTACAAGGAGATTGAGAAGTATAACTTCTCATCCCCTGGTTTTCAGAGTGGAGCAG GTAATTTCACTCAAATGGTCTGGAAGTCCTCAAAGCAAGTAGGCGTGGGTTTGGCGACCAGTGGGAGGGGCACGTTTATCGCCGTGGCGTTCTACGATCCAGCGGGCAACATCACCAACCCAGGCTATTTCCATGACAACGTGAAAACCAAAGGAAGCATACTTTAG
- the glipr2 gene encoding GLI pathogenesis-related 2 isoform X1: MSVLSRCRVQKKSEYTSLHFTPTQKDQAEAAVSTWPSDLQRKNKTMTDCGFERQFVDAHNDYRSKHGAPPLALSRDLCNSAQKWADHLLSIKSLKHSSTNHGENLYYAYSSTPKKPVGKDAVDSWYSEIKDYHFNKPGFSSGTGHFTQVVWKDCSEVGVGLATDGQTIFVVGQYHPAGNMCNAGYFEKNVLPLGSSTSRAPKCFPTAGERGGLSVPQSKIARSSSPAYKATPQANGTDLGQFHRDFLRACNNQRMAHGAPALTLDPALSQGAQAWAETLLGERVLKNSSSPHGENIWAKTGSAGITATGQEVVDAWYKQEENYDFSKTGHQDKTGQFTQLVWRSSKEVGIGMANGGTGMLVVVAHFKPAGNISNPGYHAQNVMPKGSKITDKPVEVVTLRMQALAVNSLSANELGQFGRALLKSLNQYRSQHGALPLVLSPALTREAQDWAAHLVSINTLMNSGKGHGENIFYCSGSSTATPTGSDVAESWYKEIEKYNFSSPGFQSGAGNFTQMVWKSSKQVGVGLATSGRGTFIAVAFYDPAGNITNPGYFHDNVKTKGSIL, from the exons CGGAAGAACAAAACAATGACAG acTGTGGTTTTGAGAGGCAGTTTGTGGATGCTCATAATGACTATCGCAGCAAGCATGGTGCCCCGCCCCTAGCTCTGAGCAGAGACCTGTGTAACTCCGCCCAGAAATGGGCAGACCATCTTCTGTCAATCAAAAGCCTGAAGCACAGCTCCACCAATCACGGAGAAAACCTTTACTACGCATACAGCTCAACCCCCAAAAAACCTGTTG GGAAGGATGCAGTGGACAGTTGGTACAGTGAAATCAAAGATTACCACTTCAATAAGCCTGGCTTCAGCTCCGGTACAG GTCACTTCACCCAGGTGGTTTGGAAGGACTGCAGCGAGGTAGGTGTGGGCCTGGCCACAGATGGGCAAACGATCTTTGTAGTGGGCCAGTACCACCCAGCTGGCAACATGTGCAACGCGGGCTACTTTGAGAAGAATGTCCTACCACTGGGTAGCTCCACCTCTAGAGCCCCCAAATGTTTCCCCACAG CCGGAGAAAGAGGGGGCCTGAGTGTACCCCAGTCTAAAATTGCCAGATCCTCTTCACCTGCATATAAGGCTACTCCTCAGGCGAACGGCACTG ACCTGGGCCAGTTCCACAGAGACTTCCTACGGGCGTGTAACAACCAGCGGATGGCACACGGAGCCCCAGCCCTCACACTGGACCCAGCCCTGAGTCAGGGGGCGCAGGCATGGGCAGAAACTCTACTGGGAGAGCGGGTGCTGAAGAACTCATCCTCCCCCCATGGTGAAAATATCTGGGCCAAGACGGGGTCAGCGGGCATCACTGCTACGG GTCAAGAGGTGGTGGACGCCTGGTACAAACAAGAGGAGAACTATGACTTCTCCAAAACAGGACATCAGGACAAAACAG GGCAGTTCACACAACTGGTGTGGCGTAGCTCCAAGGAGGTGGGCATCGGCATGGCAAACGGTGGCACGGGGATGCTCGTCGTGGTGGCACACTTTAAACCGGCTGGCAACATCAGCAACCCCGGTTACCACGCTCAAAATGTGATGCCAAAAGGGTCGAAAATTACCGATAAGCCAGTGGAGGTCGTCACTCTGAGAATGCAGGCGTTGGCCGTGAACTCACTGTCAG CCAATGAGCTTGGCCAGTTCGGCCGGGCTCTTCTGAAGTCTCTCAACCAATACCGGAGCCAGCACGGGGCATTACCTCTGGTGCTAAGCCCTGCCCTCACTAGGGAGGCCCAGGATTGGGCGGCTCACCTGGTGAGCATCAACACACTGATGAATAGCGGCAAAGGCCACGGGGAGAACATATTCTACTGCTCTGGCTCCAGCACAGCGACCCCTACTG GATCAGATGTGGCCGAGTCTTGGTACAAGGAGATTGAGAAGTATAACTTCTCATCCCCTGGTTTTCAGAGTGGAGCAG GTAATTTCACTCAAATGGTCTGGAAGTCCTCAAAGCAAGTAGGCGTGGGTTTGGCGACCAGTGGGAGGGGCACGTTTATCGCCGTGGCGTTCTACGATCCAGCGGGCAACATCACCAACCCAGGCTATTTCCATGACAACGTGAAAACCAAAGGAAGCATACTTTAG